Sequence from the Phragmites australis chromosome 6, lpPhrAust1.1, whole genome shotgun sequence genome:
GGTGTTCTGTAACAAATTTATGCTGATCAATGCTCTCCTGCAATGTGGCAAGCAGCAGCAATTGTTGTCCATTTTTCTATCCGCGATTAATTCGTGCTTTAAATAATAGAACAGTTTCATAAAAGTCTTCCCTTAAGTCTCTTCTCTTTATAAAAGGGCTTTACTGCTCAATATGCAATTGATGTTTTGTTTGTGCAGCACCGAATATTAAAATCTAAATGCAACCATTGGAACAAAAATccacttgcacaaatatttcTTCCTTCTCTCATGTTCTTTTGTGAATTAATGAAGAGTTGTGCTTACGATTCAACTTAATGGGCATGTGATCAAGTTGATGATGTGCCAGGCAACATGGCAAAATTGATGATGTATTAGCCACATCACACAAAAGCTCCCGTGAAATCAGCCTTGAGATGTGATTTGCGCTGGTTTTGGCATTCGGAGGATGAAGTAAATGGTTTTGGGGTTGAGAGTGAAAATTAGACTCCGGCAATAGTCTAAGGACTAAATTGACTCTTTTTCGTTTATTACATCCATGCTTGATTTTGTTatgaatagcaacttgtattcttTGGAGGTCATaggacaatatatatatacatgtacaagtTTGCAATATACAGAAAGCTCCTTATAATATGGGGATGTTACACAAGAACACTAAAACACAAATATATCTCTAACATCCCTCAAGCTCATAGGGGATCAACCACACCGAGTTTGGAGAGATAGAACCTGTGCTGAGCTGTACTCTGTGTCTTCGTAAAGAAATCTTAGCTCTAATATCATATTTGGAATCGCAACTTGTATTCTCTAGACGTCATGGgctggtatatatacatgtacaataTACAGAAAACTCCTTATAAGATGGGGATATTACACAGCACACCAAAAGACAAATATATCTCTAAGAGATTTCACTATTTTAGTGTTTAAGCACTCAAAATTCATCAAGTCAAAATTGATCAATGTGTCAGATGTTTGTCATCAGCTCGAATTGGTAATATGCTTGGTACCAAAGTTATAGCTATCCTAATATGTATTAACTTGTAAGCTCTGACTCGACTATGCAGGCTGATTGAAATTGTAATTTTACATTGGATGTACGCAGCTAACTGCTTAAATATTTTTGTAGCCCGGAACGATGTTCGCCATTTGTTGCTGTCACTTCTATGGGCTGGACTTTGTCTTGGCATCACTCATTTTGTCAGAGGCAATGGTCGGACGCTCACTAACCGACCTCGGTTTTACCAGTCGCGCCATTGATGGATGCAAAGCGACCAGTTTGCTCATCAAGTTGCCTCATAGGTTGTCATCATTCGTCAAACTAGTCGGCACAATTGTTTATGTGAAGATTAagtattgtattttttttctacggTACTTGCCTTTTGTAATAAGCTTTCTTTCATTTTGCAATAAgcttttgtttccttttctcttCCGTTTGATTCCTAGTGTTATGGTTATCATGGCCTACTTGATTTAATCCATTTGTAAAACCTAAGTAAACACGTCTAGCAATTAGCAATGTATTACGATTTTGATATACTTGAGCTCTTGACGGTTTCACCAGCAATGACAATATTTCCCTTTCTCATAAGAAGAATTGTATTCTATATTCTTGTTCCTTTTGGTGAATTGTTGGTTGGAAAAATAGCTGTTTCTGCTCACTTTCAGTATTCATACCCAAACTGCTATTTGTGCAGAGCTAATTAGTTACGCTGTCAGTTCATCACCTGAAGTTCTGTAATACAGTTTCAGTGGTGCAAACACGATTCCATTCTGTACTATCAGCTACTGTGTGAAGCATTGTAAGTGGTTGCTGTAAAAAAGTAAAGTTGCATTTTCCTTTCCATCTCTGACTTTCTGGTCGAGTACGCCTACTGCTTTTGCTCTGCACTTTTACTGTGGCTTCTCTACTCTCTGTCTGCTCCAGCATCTGTCCAGTCTCCACTTATAAAAGCTCAATTGCCTTTGGTGACACGTCCCCTTCTTCCCCTCTAACGGTTTTTACTTGACCATGACACAAGGCCTGTATTCTGCTGCTACTCCGGTTGGTGTTTGAACTTTGAAGTAGAAGCAAAGACAAAAACCAGGAACAATGTCTACTTCACCACCGCCCTTTGCCATCACAACGTTCTACTCCCATCAGTCATCTCAGCCTCACCTGCACTGGCAGCTGCCTCACTCATGGTCATGGAGGCAACCGCCGCCTCCGCAGCGAGCCGCGCCGAGGTCGACACCTCCCGGCCGTTCCAGTCGGTCCGGGAGGCCGTCGTGGTGTTTGGCGAGCGGTACGCCGGTGATGGTGGCAGCAGCTCCAATGCGAGCAGCGAGTCCAGTGTCAAGCTCAGTGCCTCATCCATGATGCTGGACTGCCTGAAGAAGCTGGAGGCAGACCTGGCAGAGGCCAAGTGTGAGCTGGTGCAGCTGAAGCAGAGGCAGTCCCAGATGGAGATGGCCATGTCCAGCCTGAGTGTGCAGTTCAGCAACGGCCTGGACGTCATCTCTGGCCTCAGTAAGGGGAAGGAGGTTGCCGTCGTCGGCGCACCGGCCACCGGAGAAGACGATGGCAATGGCTGGGTTCGCAGCGACAGGTGGGATGAGAGCCGGGCCGAGGAGTGGATGGCCAATCTGGAGTACCTGCCAAGCCTCTCGGAGGCACTGACCATCAAGATGATTGAGAATGACTTTGGAGAAAGGAAGGAGGGGAAGGTTAAGAGCAAGAAGGCTGCCAGgaagaagcacaagaagcaGAAGAATGGGATCTCGTTGGTCGGAGGCATTTTTTCCAAGAAAAGCAAGTCCAGGTGATCGAGCTACGGACCATATATGTGCTTCGATTTATGTTGACAACTTCTTTCCATCTTTTTGTTGTGGGATTTGCTTCATAAGTTGCATTCTGCAACAGAAGCCTGTCCGGAACATAGGAATTTCGTCGGAATTTTTATAGGTCCGTTGCAAGGAACGGTTCAAGACCTATAGAAATCCAGCGAAATTCCTAAATGTTCTAGAGAATTTTGGCTTCCTGATGCTTTCTTTGTAACACCGCGTTGATGTGTGCTGAATTAGGAAGAGGTATGTTTCCTACGAAGATGAACTCCACCAGGTGATAAGATGATATATGTACTTTCTTTCTGTATGTATTGTCAAACTACGTTACAACCATTAGCACAAATTTTCCTCACATTCTTGGTAAAGCCCTATTGCAGAGATCACCCTGAAAAATAGCGAAATGCTCATTATTTATATTCGGTTCGGAACTTTGCTCAAGATCGCTCGAATTAATCTGAGCTGAATGTGATCGCATACAATAGATTGAGCTCCCTCAGTTTTTATGACGACTACAGCTAAGTGTCGCCAAACTCGCTCAAACCCGCTTCATTGCAGCCTTATTCTAGACAACGAAGTTACGTTTGGGGATGTACGGTACGGACGCTGAGCACATATGCGATTGGTTTCCTGAGCATCAAGATGCAACAGCACTGGAAGCAAACAAGAAAAGAGAACTTGTTCATGCCGGACCAGTGGCGCACCAGGGCATGCAGCTTAGCCAAACCAGCAACCCACGAGCCTGGAACAGCAAGCCTGAGATCGGCCTACATGACATTATCTTTTTCGGTTCAAGAGTTTGACAAGAACAAAACAGCTCTGCTGACAAAGTTGTGTAGTGATAAGTGGGTCATAAACTAGACAAtctgaataaaataaaatgccaGGGATGAAAAGCCTGCTTATAACAATTGCTACTGTTCATAACCCTCCAGTAGTCCAACATCGATCCACATCAAAGCAAAGAGTAGGATCCACATCAAAGTAAAACTGTTGCCTGCCCCTCAAGTCTCTAGGGCATGTTGATCTCGAAGCAATGCCGACAACACAGAGAATCTGGAACAGACATCAAATATAAACATATTTCTAACAAAAGTTCTTCCAACAAGTCATTCTTTTTCTTGCGGTAGGATGGCAAATGACAGCAGACAATAGTAAATAGAGAGTGAATCTCATCTTTCTTTCATTACACTCATGTTAGATTTATATAGAATGAAGAGACAAGTTCATATCCCTTCGGTGAGGCATCACTCCACAGTAGGTGTCCCTTTGGTGAGGTATCTCTCCTCAATGAGTCTCCAATTGATCATTGGATTTGTACCATAACACCTCTCTTGATCAATTTGGTTATTTGTATATAATACAATGAAATCTCCTTAAAAAACcctgtgggaaaaatatgagaagaaatAATTGTAATATGCTATTGAAAACTCCTTAAAAATCCAGTGggaaaaaattaagagaaaatgATGTGACATATATGAAtgtttgtattaatattacCTCATtgaaaaccttatatgagaaaccttGATAGGAAAAATTCATGAAGGAAAAGAGTGTAATATTTATTATCCGGTGATCATTAAAAGGTTATATATATTAGGAGTTTACTCCCCCTGAACTTTGCAACTCTTGAAGTCATCTCATACTAATTTTAttaatggaataaatatgttggTATAGatttgtgaataaatctgtaAGATTATCACATAATATTATTGCAAAGTATATATCTCCTCATTTTTGTAATTCACGAGGATAAAATAAATTTGAGGcaatatattttatgatattGCTTTTTATATAACATGTACGTATTTCAACAATACAAGcaatattatcttcatagataatggtaaaTGATTCTGATGAACCAATACCATACAATTCTTGTATGTGGTTAGTCATTCTATGAAGCCATACACATTCATGTGATGTTTCatataattatttcagaatgattagtgAAAGTAGCCACAAGAGTTTAATTTTGATGACTTCTATTAGAAGGCTTTTCCACCATATAAGAATGCAAAGTCTGTATGTGATATGGTACTATAGGGATCAGATAAATAGCAAGTCTCGGTATATCCAACTATAGTCATGTCTTGGTTTTTTTCTCATATAATAAATCAAGATATTGTTTTGTTGGAGTTATGCTATATCTaactagcaagttatctgcaaatacAATATTAGACATGTTGTAATTTGAAAGATACATTAGTGTTTTAAAGGTACTAAGATATGAACTTCATGTCACAAtatcccatcatcatcatcctaaGATTTGAATGGTTCTTTATCCATTTCAAAAGATTGAATGACTATAGGTGTATTAATGGAtatgatatatccatattgaatttctttaatattttctggATATATGCAGACTAGTATACAAGTATTCCTAAgagaatatgctcaagttgtagacctaagcaaaatttgattttacccAAAATTTGTGTGCTTCTTGTTCATTTCCAATGATATTGAGATCATCTATATACACCGAGATGATATAAAATTCAGTTGATGGTTTCTTCATAAATGTATACTAGCAACCATCATTATTTGAGTAACTCTTATGCAGAGGAAACTCATTCAGTCGGTTTGTAACATATTTTATCTGACTTTTTTAAGTCCTAAAGTGACTTTACACCATACATGTTGTGATTTACTTTGGAATTCCAAATTTTAAATCCTTCATGGACTTCCATATAGATTTCTGAATCAAACGACTAGATTATgccaataatattaaatattagaACATTATTCTACATATAACTTGAGAATATGTTTCATCAAAAATCGATGGGGTCtttgcgtgaacccttgtgctagccTTGTTTTGTATATCACTGCCTCATTGTTTTCATTCTCACATGGAGCATATTTTGAGGAGTAGTTATTATTGTGGTAAATATCTCTCTTTTATTGAGCCAGTGCAGTTCTACCTCAATTGATTCCTTCTACTTAGTCCAGTCTGAGCGCTTAAGGCACTCTGTTGTGGCCATGTATTTTGATCTAGATCTAGTTAAAGatcttttgtaatttttgaggagaaatatatatCGATAATTGTAGTTTTTCTATTGTATGATTTTCTATAATCAATATAGTTTTATGGATATTTTATTTATCCCTTTTAACTCCTTGTGATTTTCCGCAACaatggagttagggtgttccGATGTTTTAGTACCTACATTAGTGCGTACATTTGTGTTGGATCGTGGATGTTAAGCATTCATAGGCCTTAGATACTGAGTACCCATAAGATGTCAGTCAACTTCATGTTAATTTTCATTTACTGTTTTATTTATGTGGATGCTTATAAAAATCATTATCTCTtatgatcatatatatttcTAACACTCTTATTTgcatttgggagttgagtgattTTATTAGGTACCTCTACTCTTTCTGGTGTATTGAGTCCAGTGATATGATTTAGTGACACCTTTGTTACTAGTAAATACATATGACAGATTATTTATAATATGTTGAAAATTTATGAATCTTTGAACTTTATATTTAGATTCTTTAGTAAGTGAATATAAGGAATGGATGTTCATATCTAATGACCGAATGCATGAGACattctaatttattttcaaGTATTCTTTGTGGTACTTTTGATCTCCCCCTAATGCATGGAAATTGTCCTCATCAGCGTACTGGACTGTGAATAAGTCCCCTATTAGAGGCCCGAGATATTTTATGATCGATGAAAAATATACCTCATATAAATCTCCATATTGcggtggtgatatcggtacaATATAATCGAATTATGGTAGATAAGAAATACTTATTTGATTTTCACATACTTAACTACAATGTAGAAGTAGTATAATATGCAGTTGGTCTTATGTGAATTAAATCTACGATGTGTAAGACTGCATGATTTTCAACATGAGGTTGGTAAATTGTAATTCTGAAGTAATGATCGTGCAATTAATTTAATTCTCTTGATAAATGTTTCAGCTAGACCATTTTGAGCGTGTACACATAAGATATTTAATGCTCTAAATTAATGCCTAaggccatacaataatcattgaagacTCGTGAAGTAAATTCAGTGGCATTGTTCATTATAATGGATTTTATCCTGTGTTCAGAATAATTTACTTATAATTTGATAATTTAAGCAATAAGTTTGTATATGCATCTATGATCATCATAAAGTACCTTAATGGTTCAAATAGTGATTGAATATGATCACATATATCTCCTTAAATGTGTTAAAGAAAATTGAGTGGCTTActtttaattttaaggtaagagtgtcttaaaattaatttttctatagtacatgcaatgcacataaaatctGAGGATTTTGGGAATTATTTATCATTGATGTTGTGACTAATATAATTGCTGACATTTTTTCATATCATCCGTAAACCAACATGACCAATGCGATCATGTCaaatcttgaatttatcaaaattctgaaaaattatcTTGAACGTAACATGTGATACGAGATTGATGTATATATGATACAATTCAAATGAAAGAAAGGAATTTTGTCAAGCACTTGTTTATTATATCCGTtattcttgatgatgaagagatattcaCCATTGATGCCATTATGGGTTTCCAATGAAAACCATTTTAACTTAATAGGGTAAGTATAGAATCATGATATATGAGTGCATCCTCAATTACAATTTAAATACCCATAAGTAGAATAATTGTGGCTCATCCTAAACTAATAATTAATACATCGCGTCTAGCGATGGCCATATCTATTGCggtcggccaccgcttgggcgcTGCTAGCCGTCGGCTCGGGCTGTGCCAGCCGCCGAAGGGAACGTGACCGTCGGAtcaagccggccgccaccgaaGAATATATGATAGGACTGCGTCGCACATGGGAAGTTGCCGCATGTACGTACATCTCAGCGAACATGATGGGCTTGTCAAGTATGGACGCCTCGCCCTCCCGCATGCCCTTCAGGTACACCGTCGTGTCGGGCACCGGGTTGTGGAAACGTCGCGATCATCAGTTGGGCGCACTCCGAGTTCACCACCGCCTGGTTGTCGGTGTTCTTGAACCTCCCGTTGCTCAAGAAATGGCTGTGGTTGACGACGAAGGCTCCCTCAATGGGTTGCACCGTGGTCCACGTCCGGTCACCGTCGCAGGAAGCCTAAAGGCCGCCGACGATGTCATGCATCATGCAGCAGCAATGTAATGATGTTCCTGCGATAACCTCTTGTGGTAGGATTGTAAATGACAGTAGACAATAGGAAATAGAGAGTAAATCTCATATTTCTTTCATTGCACTCATGTTAGATTATACAGAATGAAGTTCCTCCCTAATAAGTGTATTTTGCGACAAAAGATCAAGAATAATACACAATAGCAAATTTGAGTAGAGCATCGCTGCACCATACCCAGCAAGTCCTGCCAGTGACGTACATAACACAACCGCAGCTTAGAAGTACAATGTGACAAACATTCAGATACCATGTAATGTGAATTTGATTCAGGATTTTTACCTGACATGCCGTGCAACAATTTATGCATGTCCATGTGCGCGTCCGTACGGCACATGAGCAGGATCCAGGATCACTTTCAGCTACATCAGAAATGGCACAAGAGACATACTATCGAAGCAGCAGGAGGCCTAAAAATTAAGAGTCCTCCAAGAAATTGGGCAAttcaaaaaatagaccaaataAGTAGCTAATTGATCTTTCATGTACAAGGTCCAACAAATAACATACTTTCTACTAAAGCGGATATAGTTTAACAATAAgggaaacaaaaaataatatggACCATAATACAGCCAAGCTAGAACCTTCTCGTCGTGTGCATACAGCATCTCATGGCTCAGAATAAGACCATAGCTGCAATTGCTATCCTGAAAACAAAAACTGCAACAGACAGCAAAACAAGAAAATGGAATGCATAGCACAGAAAGAAGTGTCAATTGAATCTGTTAGCCTTTTGCCTGTAAAAAGATTTGAATCAAATCAATTATTCCTGTTGAGAATACACATTAGGCGGAGAAAACCAATGAGCAATTAATTAGTAACAAGACTGCAAGAGCAATGACCTATTTGCAGCATATGTTCTACACCTACTAAACTGATGGTAACAGTTTCTCTGAAACAAAGTTATAGGCTGACACAATTTCTTTTACACTTCTGATGAGCAGGAACAACCATGTATACCACCACTACTTGAGGTTAAAAATTTAGGATTTGGTCAATCAGGGCCCCTGAATCCTAAATGACCATTCTATTGAGGTTTTGAATGGTGGAATCTTTC
This genomic interval carries:
- the LOC133921982 gene encoding WEB family protein At1g75720-like, which codes for MVMEATAASAASRAEVDTSRPFQSVREAVVVFGERYAGDGGSSSNASSESSVKLSASSMMLDCLKKLEADLAEAKCELVQLKQRQSQMEMAMSSLSVQFSNGLDVISGLSKGKEVAVVGAPATGEDDGNGWVRSDRWDESRAEEWMANLEYLPSLSEALTIKMIENDFGERKEGKVKSKKAARKKHKKQKNGISLVGGIFSKKSKSR